A stretch of the Sulfurospirillum sp. UCH001 genome encodes the following:
- a CDS encoding helix-hairpin-helix domain-containing protein — protein MNPLISTLVQKTGITKENIINILKLLEEGATIPFIARYRKEMTGGASDEALREFESIYAYAKKLHERKEEVLRLIAEKVNVSDEVKKAVEKAQTLQELEDIYRPYKEKKNTRAALAIAAGLTPLADMLERAELELDAFEKRAHSFVNDKVESVKDAIAGAQDIIAERYSDDAKEREYWRGQLHDYSSFEIKASKSLNADGLYAKLAGKSERIASIPSHRYLAMMRGVAEKELSVKISYDIERVESAINRYRISRNAKSSKNYLLEAYMDGFKRLLFPSLEREIHAIIKEKADAQAIMTFGKNLSQLLNTPPVTKRVILGVDPAYRTGCKLAVVDEHGTYLTHTVIYPTPPQSDYEKSANVIKELAQKYHINAVAIGNGTASRETQEFFARFNKETGLNLAYTVVSEAGASIYSASKIATEEYPNLDVTIRGAISIAQRLRDPMAALVKIDPKSLGIGQYQHDVDQKQLEKKLHEVTEDLVNRIGVDPNSASVSLLSYVAGVGAKIAKAIVEHRESKGAFNSKSELLSVKGLGAKAYEQCAGFFRIREGKSVLDNTGVHPESYAIAQKLLASVDVKNVRETDVPALAKEYGVGEATLKDIVMELQKPGFDPRETLPPIAFRADLTDISELSEGSIVSGVVRNIADFGAFVDIGLKNDGLIHISQMSDKRIAHPLEVLSINQQLTRIRVLEVDKERGKVSLSLKEI, from the coding sequence ATGAACCCACTGATTAGCACTCTCGTTCAAAAAACAGGTATCACTAAAGAAAATATTATCAACATTTTAAAACTCCTAGAAGAGGGCGCTACGATCCCTTTTATCGCCAGATACCGTAAAGAGATGACAGGTGGAGCGAGCGATGAAGCGCTTAGGGAATTTGAGAGCATTTATGCCTATGCGAAGAAACTGCATGAGCGAAAAGAGGAAGTGTTACGCTTGATCGCTGAGAAAGTAAATGTGAGTGATGAGGTCAAAAAAGCAGTTGAAAAAGCACAGACACTCCAAGAGTTAGAAGACATTTACAGACCGTACAAAGAGAAGAAAAATACGCGTGCGGCTTTGGCAATAGCGGCTGGTTTAACACCTCTAGCAGATATGTTAGAACGTGCCGAACTAGAGCTAGATGCGTTTGAGAAGAGGGCGCATAGTTTTGTCAATGACAAAGTGGAAAGTGTGAAAGATGCCATCGCTGGGGCACAAGACATTATCGCGGAGCGTTACAGTGATGATGCCAAAGAGAGAGAATACTGGAGAGGGCAACTACATGACTACTCCTCTTTTGAGATCAAAGCAAGTAAAAGCCTTAACGCAGATGGGCTCTATGCTAAACTTGCGGGGAAAAGTGAGCGCATCGCTTCTATCCCTTCCCATCGCTACCTTGCCATGATGCGTGGTGTAGCTGAAAAAGAGCTCAGTGTGAAAATCTCGTATGATATTGAGAGAGTAGAAAGTGCCATAAATCGCTACCGTATTTCACGCAATGCAAAAAGTTCTAAAAACTATTTGCTAGAAGCGTATATGGATGGGTTTAAACGACTGCTTTTCCCTTCTTTGGAGCGAGAGATTCATGCTATCATCAAAGAAAAAGCTGATGCACAGGCTATCATGACATTTGGCAAAAATCTTTCTCAACTGCTTAATACTCCGCCAGTAACAAAGCGGGTGATTTTGGGCGTTGACCCAGCGTATCGCACAGGGTGTAAACTGGCAGTTGTGGATGAACATGGTACGTATCTTACCCATACGGTTATCTATCCAACACCACCGCAAAGTGACTATGAGAAGTCTGCTAATGTCATTAAAGAGCTTGCACAGAAGTATCATATTAACGCTGTCGCGATTGGAAATGGTACAGCCTCTCGTGAAACGCAAGAATTTTTTGCCAGATTTAACAAAGAAACGGGGCTAAATCTTGCCTATACTGTTGTTTCTGAAGCGGGTGCATCCATTTACTCCGCATCTAAAATTGCCACAGAGGAGTACCCAAATCTTGATGTAACCATTCGTGGGGCGATTTCCATCGCACAGCGTCTTCGTGATCCGATGGCAGCTCTTGTGAAGATCGACCCAAAATCCCTTGGTATTGGGCAGTATCAACACGATGTGGACCAAAAACAATTAGAGAAAAAACTTCATGAAGTCACCGAAGACTTGGTCAATCGAATCGGCGTTGACCCCAACAGTGCTTCGGTATCACTGCTCTCTTATGTTGCTGGCGTAGGTGCAAAAATCGCCAAAGCCATTGTGGAACATCGAGAAAGTAAGGGTGCGTTTAACAGTAAAAGTGAATTGCTCAGTGTAAAAGGCTTAGGCGCTAAAGCGTATGAACAGTGTGCGGGATTTTTCCGTATTCGTGAGGGTAAAAGTGTGTTAGATAACACGGGTGTACATCCTGAGAGCTATGCTATTGCTCAAAAACTACTTGCGAGTGTTGATGTAAAAAACGTGCGTGAGACAGATGTTCCTGCGCTTGCAAAAGAGTATGGTGTAGGGGAAGCAACACTTAAAGACATAGTCATGGAGCTTCAAAAACCAGGCTTTGACCCTAGAGAGACATTGCCGCCGATTGCGTTTCGTGCAGACCTTACGGATATCAGTGAATTAAGCGAAGGCTCAATCGTTTCAGGTGTGGTGCGAAACATAGCTGATTTTGGGGCATTTGTGGATATAGGGCTTAAAAATGATGGACTCATCCACATTTCGCAGATGAGCGATAAACGTATTGCTCATCCATTAGAGGTTCTAAGTATCAACCAACAGTTAACGCGTATTCGAGTACTTGAAGTCGATAAAGAGCGTGGAAAAGTATCACTCAGTCTTAAAGAGATTTAG
- a CDS encoding metal-sensing transcriptional repressor, which translates to MSQHLSHIDVLKRLKRASGHLQSIMTMIEKERNCSEIAQQLHAVEKAIANAKKLLIHDHIDHCLDSAAKQGTLSSDEVIKEFKQITKYL; encoded by the coding sequence ATGTCTCAACATCTCTCCCATATCGATGTACTTAAACGACTTAAAAGAGCGAGTGGTCACCTTCAAAGTATTATGACGATGATTGAGAAAGAACGTAACTGCTCTGAGATAGCCCAACAGCTTCATGCTGTTGAAAAAGCTATCGCAAATGCAAAAAAATTACTCATTCATGACCATATCGATCACTGCCTCGATAGTGCTGCTAAGCAAGGTACACTCAGTTCTGATGAAGTCATCAAAGAATTTAAACAAATCACAAAATATTTATAA
- a CDS encoding SHOCT domain-containing protein, which produces MYVNQWMGHGFFMPWLILFPIICVILFVLMRGGRSCYSEPKEDDALEIARKRFARGEIDEVTFEKIKEKLSA; this is translated from the coding sequence ATGTATGTAAATCAATGGATGGGGCATGGATTTTTCATGCCATGGTTGATACTCTTCCCTATTATCTGTGTTATTCTCTTCGTATTGATGCGAGGTGGTAGATCGTGCTACTCTGAGCCAAAAGAAGACGATGCGCTTGAAATCGCACGCAAGCGTTTTGCTCGCGGCGAAATCGATGAGGTAACGTTTGAAAAAATCAAAGAAAAATTGAGCGCTTAA
- a CDS encoding nickel/cobalt efflux transporter: protein MTDIASIIQNNASNAWLFLPSAILLGALHGLEPGHSKTMMAAFIIAIKGTIKQSIMLGLAATISHTAVVWVITLLGMTFGARFASEAVEPYLEVVSGCIMIGIALWTLWQTRKNESACLTHSHAHDHHSHDHDHGEHHHHHTKEEIIFEELGSCNDPHELAHAKDIKKRFSNKEVTNWQILLFGLTGGLIPCPASITVLLICLQFKQFTLGVALVLAFSVGLALTLVLSGVIAALSMHHLSKRWNGFGAIAQKAPYVSGSLILLVGLYIGYQGLHHLL, encoded by the coding sequence ATGACAGATATCGCTTCGATTATTCAAAACAATGCGTCCAATGCATGGCTCTTTCTCCCAAGTGCCATTCTTTTAGGTGCATTACATGGATTAGAGCCAGGACACTCTAAAACGATGATGGCAGCATTTATTATCGCCATTAAGGGAACAATTAAACAGTCTATCATGCTAGGTCTTGCTGCAACCATTTCTCATACAGCAGTGGTTTGGGTTATTACTCTTTTGGGAATGACATTTGGTGCACGCTTTGCAAGTGAAGCAGTAGAGCCTTACCTAGAAGTTGTATCCGGATGTATTATGATTGGTATTGCACTGTGGACACTATGGCAGACCCGTAAAAATGAATCTGCCTGCCTCACACATTCTCACGCCCATGATCATCATTCACATGATCATGATCACGGTGAACATCATCATCACCATACCAAAGAAGAGATTATTTTTGAGGAACTTGGAAGTTGTAACGACCCACACGAGCTGGCCCATGCTAAAGATATTAAAAAGCGCTTTTCAAACAAAGAAGTTACAAACTGGCAGATTTTACTTTTTGGATTGACGGGAGGACTGATTCCTTGCCCTGCATCGATCACAGTGCTTCTTATTTGTTTACAATTCAAACAATTCACACTGGGTGTTGCGCTTGTACTCGCTTTTAGCGTAGGATTAGCACTTACATTGGTTTTATCAGGAGTGATTGCAGCACTTAGTATGCATCACCTCTCTAAAAGATGGAATGGCTTTGGAGCAATTGCGCAAAAAGCTCCCTATGTATCAGGTAGCCTTATATTGCTCGTTGGTTTGTATATAGGCTATCAAGGGTTACATCATCTTCTTTAA